In one Ictalurus furcatus strain D&B chromosome 10, Billie_1.0, whole genome shotgun sequence genomic region, the following are encoded:
- the LOC128614085 gene encoding myotubularin-like, protein MVVRCSDGWDGTAQLTSLAMLMLDSHYRTLRGFQVLIEKEWISFGHKLASRVGLGDENHANSERSPLFVQFIDCVWQMMRQVSY, encoded by the exons ATGGTGGTGCGCTGCAGTGACGGCTGGGACGGTACGGCTCAGCTCACCTCTCTGGCCATGCTGATGCTGGACTCGCACTACCGCACACTCAGGGGCTTCCAGGTACTGATCGAGAAGGAGTGGATCAGCTTCGGACACAAGCTGGCCTCG cGTGTCGGCCTTGGAGATGAGAATCACGCCAACTCGGAACGATCCCCTCTCTTTGTGCAGTTCATCGACTGTGTGTGGCAGATGATGAGACAGGTCAGCTACTGA